Proteins co-encoded in one Malus sylvestris chromosome 9, drMalSylv7.2, whole genome shotgun sequence genomic window:
- the LOC126583915 gene encoding probable methyltransferase PMT9, with product MKHNGQLSSFPAANKLLKFAIIVLIACLGLLCLYYGCSFGPGSRRSDEEASGSDGLHPLFGGFVLHRDLDVSFSIAEILKSLPICDLRFSELIPCLDRNLIYQLRLKPNLTFREHYERHCPAPERRYNCLIPPPLGYKIPIRWPESRDEVWKANIPHTHLAQVKSDQNWMVVNGDKISFPGGGTHFHDGADKYIVALSRMLKFPGDKFNNGGNIRNVLDVGCGVASFGAYLLSHDVITLSLAPNDAHENQIQFALERGIPSTLGILGIKRLTYPSRSFELAHCSRCRIDWLQRDGILLLELDRLLRPGGYFVYTSPEAYALDLENRRIWNAMSDLLKRMCWRVVAKKEPSVVWAKPLTNSCYLKRDSRAQPPLCGSKDDPDASWNVSMKACISRYSGKMHKERGSGLAPWPQRLTAAPPRLEEIGVSPEEFHEDTNIWRFRVIEYWKQMKSVIQKNSIRNVMDMNSYLGGFAAALNEKDVWVMNVAPVNVSARLKIIYDRGLVGTVHDWCEAFSTYPRTYDLLHAWEVFSEIAERGCNAEDLLIEMDRILRPDGFVIIRDKPAVINYIRKFLTALKWDGWLSEVEPMVDALSSSDERVLIARKKLWDEGISSM from the exons ATGAAGCACAATGGCCAGCTCAGTTCTTTCCCCGCTGCGAACAAGCTGCTGAAGTTCGCTATAATCGTTCTCATTGCCTGCCTGGGCTTGCTCTGTTTGTACTACGGGTGTTCTTTCGGGCCGGGCTCGCGGAGATCCGATGAAGAAGCTTCCGGCTCCGATGGACTCCACCCGCTTTTCGGTGGGTTCGTTCTCCATCGCGATTTGGATGTTTCGTTCTCCATCGCGGAGATCCTTAAAAGCTTGCCT ATATGTGATTTACGGTTTTCAGAGTTGATACCATGTCTTGATAGAAACCTTATCTACCAACTGCGATTGAAGCCGAATTTGACGTTTAGGGAGCACTACGAGCGGCATTGCCCGGCTCCAGAGCGGCGTTATAATTGCTTGATACCGCCCCCGCTTGGTTATAAG ATACCTATAAGATGGCCGGAAAGTAGAGATGAAGTGTGGAAGGCCAACATTCCCCACACCCATCTTGCACAAGTGAAATCTGATCAGAATTGGATGGTTGTGAATGGGGACAAGATCAGTTTTCCGGGTGGTGGGACGCATTTCCACGATGGAGCTGATAAGTACATTGTTGCTCTTTCCAGG ATGCTTAAGTTTCCTGGTGATAAATTCAACAATGGAGGCAATATCCGGAATGTTCTCGATGTGGGTTGTGGAGTTGCGAGTTTTGGGGCATATCTTCTTTCGCACGACGTCATAACCCTGTCTCTTGCTCCGAATGATGCACATGAGAATCAGATACAATTTGCTCTAGAGAGGGGGATTCCATCAACTCTTGGTATCTTGGGTATAAAAAGACTTACTTATCCAAGCAGATCATTTGAGCTGGCTCATTGCTCACGCTGTCGAATAGATTGGCTTCAAAGAGATGGAATCCTGTTATTAGAGCTTGATAGATTACTGAGACCTGGAGGGTATTTTGTGTATACTTCTCCTGAAGCATATGCACTTGATCTGGAAAATAGGAGGATCTGGAATGCTATGTCTGATCTTCTGAAAAGAATGTGCTGGAGAGTTGTAGCGAAGAAAGAACCGAGTGTTGTATGGGCCAAGCCCCTGACCAATAGTTGTTACTTGAAGAGAGATTCTAGGGCCCAGCCCCCTCTGTGTGGTTCCAAGGATGACCCAGATGCAAGTTGGAACGTGAGCATGAAGGCTTGCATTTCTCGATACTCTGGAA AGATGCACAAGGAAAGAGGAAGTGGACTAGCTCCTTGGCCACAAAGGCTTACAGCAGCACCACCTCGCCTGGAAGAAATTGGCGTCAGTCCTGAAGAATTCCATGAGGACACT AACATTTGGCGCTTTAGAGTGATTGAGTACTGGAAGCAGATGAAGTCTGTCATACAGaaaaattcaattagaaatGTCATGGATATGAACTCATACCTTGGTGGATTTGCTGCTGCCCTGAATGAAAAAGACGTCTGGGTAATGAATGTAGCTCCTGTCAATGTATCTGCCAGACTAAAGATCATCTACGATCGAGGATTAGTTGGAACTGTTCATGACTG GTGTGAAGCATTTTCGACATATCCACGTACATATGATCTTCTACATGCGTGGGAAGTATTCTCAGAGATTGCTGAACGGGGTTGCAATGCAGAAGATCTATTGATTGAAATGGATAGGATACTCAGACCAGATGGCTTTGTCATTATACGAGACAAACCTGCTGTTATAAACTATATTCGAAAGTTTCTGACTGCCTTGAAGTGGGATGGCTGGTTATCAGAAGTAGAACCGATGGTCGATGCTCTTTCCTCAAGCGACGAAAGAGTTTTGATTGCAAGAAAGAAGTTGTGGGACGAGGGGATTTCATCAATGTGA
- the LOC126583782 gene encoding uridine kinase-like protein 5 isoform X2 codes for MPFTHTLPFASMNSSAGVDPLTNGLKTNLSLNPSSNGNASNAKPSAKQPFFIGVAGGTASGKTTVCNMIISQLRDQRVVLVNQDSFYHSLDAEKLKRVHEYNFDHPEAFDTELLLSCMEHLKRGKAVSIPNYDFKTHQAIEPTRKVNPPDIIILEGILVLHDPRVRDLMNMKIFVDTDSDVRLSRRIQRDTVERGRNIENVLDQYARFVKPSFEEFILPSKKYADIIIPRGGDNDVAIDLIVQHIHTKLGQHELCKIYPNIVVIHSTFQIRGMHTLIRDAKTTKHDFVFYADRLIRLVVEHGLGQLPFKEKQIITPTGTVYSGVIFYKHLCGVSVIRSGESMENALRACCKGIKIGKILIHGKGNDGRELIYEKLPKDIASRHVLFLDPVLASGYSAIKAISLLLSKGVPETNIIFLNLIAAPHGIHAICKKFPKLKLVTSEIDESLNDDLRVIPGMGEFGDRYFGTDNEGEGTISSSRTPK; via the exons ATGCCCTTCACTCATACGCTTCCATTCGCTTCCATGAATTCATCTGCAGGTGTGGATCCATTGACCAATGGCCTCAAAACCAACCTGTCCCTCAATCCATCATCTAATGGCAACGCCTCCAATGCCAAACCCTCAGCCAAGCAACCGTTTTTCATCG GTGTTGCTGGTGGGACTGCGTCCGGAAAAACTACCGTCTGCAACATGATCATCTCCCAGCTGCGCGATCAGCGTGTTGTTCTCGTAAATCAA GATTCGTTTTATCATTCCTTGGATGCTGAGAAACTGAAAAGGGTTCATGAGTACAATTTTGATCATCCCG AGGCATTCGACACAGAGCTTTTGCTTTCTTGCATGGAGCACTTAAAGCGCGGAAAGGCAGTCAGCATCCCGAATTATGATTTTAAGACTCATCAAGCTATAGAACCAACTCGGAAG GTTAACCCCCCAGACATCATCATTTTAGAAGGAATACTTGTTCTCCATGACCCTCGCGTCCGTGATCTCATGAACATGAAAATATTCGTGGACACAG ATTCTGATGTACGCCTTTCACGGAGAATTCAACGTGACACTGTTGAAAGAGGCAGAAATATCGAGAATGTGCTTGACCAA TATGCCAGATTTGTGAAGCCTAGTTTCGAAGAGTTCATACTTCCCTCAAAAAAATATGCAGACATCATCATTCCTCGAGGAGGAGATAACGATGTTGCAATCGACTTGATTGTACAACATATTCATACAAAGCTTGGCCAGCATGAACTGTGTAAAATATATCCAAACATCGTCGTTATACATTCAACGTTTCAG ATACGGGGAATGCACACCCTAATTCGCGATGCCAAAACAACGAAGCATGACTTCGTCTTTTATGCAGACCGTCTTATTCGCTTG GTTGTGGAGCATGGACTAGGTCAGCTTCCCTTCAAAGAAAAGCAGATCATTACCCCAACAG GAACTGTTTACAGTGGAGTTATTTTCTACAAACATTTGTGCGGCGTTTCAGTCATTAGAAG TGGAGAAAGCATGGAGAATGCACTTAGAGCATGCTGCAAGGGTATTAAAATCGGAAAAATCCTCATCCATGGAAAGGGTAACGATGGCCGAGAG TTGATCTATGAGAAGCTACCAAAAGATATCGCAAGCCGGCATGTGTTATTTCTTGATCCTGTTCTGGCTTCAG GATACTCCGCCATCAAAGCGATATCTCTGCTGCTCAGTAAGGGCGTACCTGAAACGAACATCATCTTCCTTAACCTCATAGCA GCGCCACATGGAATACATGCCATCTGCAAGAAATTTCCGAAGCTAAAACTCGTTACATCGGAGATCGATGAATCTCTGAACGACGACTTGCGCGTGATCCCGGGCATGGGAGAGTTCGGAGACCGTTACTTCGGCACAGATAACGAAGGAGAAGGTACCATTTCAAGTTCAAGGACGCCCAAATAA
- the LOC126583782 gene encoding uridine kinase-like protein 5 isoform X1 has protein sequence MPFTHTLPFASMNSSAGVDPLTNGLKTNLSLNPSSNGNASNAKPSAKQPFFIGVAGGTASGKTTVCNMIISQLRDQRVVLVNQDSFYHSLDAEKLKRVHEYNFDHPEAFDTELLLSCMEHLKRGKAVSIPNYDFKTHQAIEPTRKVNPPDIIILEGILVLHDPRVRDLMNMKIFVDTVPPVQILMYAFHGEFNVTLLKEAEISRMCLTKLYARFVKPSFEEFILPSKKYADIIIPRGGDNDVAIDLIVQHIHTKLGQHELCKIYPNIVVIHSTFQIRGMHTLIRDAKTTKHDFVFYADRLIRLVVEHGLGQLPFKEKQIITPTGTVYSGVIFYKHLCGVSVIRSGESMENALRACCKGIKIGKILIHGKGNDGRELIYEKLPKDIASRHVLFLDPVLASGYSAIKAISLLLSKGVPETNIIFLNLIAAPHGIHAICKKFPKLKLVTSEIDESLNDDLRVIPGMGEFGDRYFGTDNEGEGTISSSRTPK, from the exons ATGCCCTTCACTCATACGCTTCCATTCGCTTCCATGAATTCATCTGCAGGTGTGGATCCATTGACCAATGGCCTCAAAACCAACCTGTCCCTCAATCCATCATCTAATGGCAACGCCTCCAATGCCAAACCCTCAGCCAAGCAACCGTTTTTCATCG GTGTTGCTGGTGGGACTGCGTCCGGAAAAACTACCGTCTGCAACATGATCATCTCCCAGCTGCGCGATCAGCGTGTTGTTCTCGTAAATCAA GATTCGTTTTATCATTCCTTGGATGCTGAGAAACTGAAAAGGGTTCATGAGTACAATTTTGATCATCCCG AGGCATTCGACACAGAGCTTTTGCTTTCTTGCATGGAGCACTTAAAGCGCGGAAAGGCAGTCAGCATCCCGAATTATGATTTTAAGACTCATCAAGCTATAGAACCAACTCGGAAG GTTAACCCCCCAGACATCATCATTTTAGAAGGAATACTTGTTCTCCATGACCCTCGCGTCCGTGATCTCATGAACATGAAAATATTCGTGGACACAG TTCCACCAGTGCAGATTCTGATGTACGCCTTTCACGGAGAATTCAACGTGACACTGTTGAAAGAGGCAGAAATATCGAGAATGTGCTTGACCAAGTTG TATGCCAGATTTGTGAAGCCTAGTTTCGAAGAGTTCATACTTCCCTCAAAAAAATATGCAGACATCATCATTCCTCGAGGAGGAGATAACGATGTTGCAATCGACTTGATTGTACAACATATTCATACAAAGCTTGGCCAGCATGAACTGTGTAAAATATATCCAAACATCGTCGTTATACATTCAACGTTTCAG ATACGGGGAATGCACACCCTAATTCGCGATGCCAAAACAACGAAGCATGACTTCGTCTTTTATGCAGACCGTCTTATTCGCTTG GTTGTGGAGCATGGACTAGGTCAGCTTCCCTTCAAAGAAAAGCAGATCATTACCCCAACAG GAACTGTTTACAGTGGAGTTATTTTCTACAAACATTTGTGCGGCGTTTCAGTCATTAGAAG TGGAGAAAGCATGGAGAATGCACTTAGAGCATGCTGCAAGGGTATTAAAATCGGAAAAATCCTCATCCATGGAAAGGGTAACGATGGCCGAGAG TTGATCTATGAGAAGCTACCAAAAGATATCGCAAGCCGGCATGTGTTATTTCTTGATCCTGTTCTGGCTTCAG GATACTCCGCCATCAAAGCGATATCTCTGCTGCTCAGTAAGGGCGTACCTGAAACGAACATCATCTTCCTTAACCTCATAGCA GCGCCACATGGAATACATGCCATCTGCAAGAAATTTCCGAAGCTAAAACTCGTTACATCGGAGATCGATGAATCTCTGAACGACGACTTGCGCGTGATCCCGGGCATGGGAGAGTTCGGAGACCGTTACTTCGGCACAGATAACGAAGGAGAAGGTACCATTTCAAGTTCAAGGACGCCCAAATAA
- the LOC126583783 gene encoding uncharacterized protein LOC126583783 isoform X2 yields the protein METTEKAKEEKEGSNLLGSPTFKELDNGRFQCVETGHELLAKDIEIYSQSKRCRLGLIEYALAHKKAPLNMFKQDPLSRSKLVCKLTGDTINKSEEHIWKHINGKRFLNKLEEKEEEKLKAKGVVENMDDQNPEILPDQDGERKKKKKKKKNKKKDDRVDEIMSGKSKSSDEEGDTEEADFWMPPVGERWDFDEGGDRWGSGSESENEDEEIDGADGAFEDGDEESEELSKRTKRMSIEIGPSSFASRKKKSKKSTT from the exons ATGGAGACGACTGAGAAGGCGAAGGAGGAAAAGGAAGGGAGCAACCTACTGGGCTCGCCGACTTTCAAGGAGCTCGACAACGGCCGCTTCCAGTGCGTCGAGACAGGCCACGAGTTGCTGGCCAAAGACATAGAAATTTACTCTCAGAGCAAACGGTGCCGTTTGGGTCTCATCGAATATGCCCTTGCCCATAAGAAAGCTCCTCTCAACATGTTCAAGCAGGATCCTCTTTCCCg TTCAAAGTTGGTGTGTAAGCTAACAGGGGATACTATCAATAAGTCAGAGGAGCACATTTGGAAGCATATAAATGGGAAACGGTTCCTCAACAAGCTCG aagagaaggaagaagagaagcTAAAAGCCAAGGGAGTGGTAGAAAATATGGATGATCAGAACCCGGAAATACTACCTGACCAAGacggagaaagaaagaagaagaagaaaaagaaaaagaataagaagaaggatGACAGAGTGGATGAGATTATGTCTGGAAAAAGTAAGTCTTCTGACGAGGAAGGTGATACTGAAGAAGCTGACTTTTGGATGCCACCAGTGGGAGAACGTTGGGACTTTGACGAGGGAGGTGACAGGTGGGGTTCCGGTTCAGAGTCAGAGAACGAGGATGAAGAGATCGATGGAGCTG ATGGTGCATTTGAAGATGGCGACGAGGAGTCAGAAGAGCTCTCCAAGAG GACGAAAAGGATGTCCATAGAAATTGGACCAAGCAGCTTTGcttcaaggaagaagaagagtaaaAAGAGCACAACATGA
- the LOC126583783 gene encoding uncharacterized protein LOC126583783 isoform X1 translates to METTEKAKEEKEGSNLLGSPTFKELDNGRFQCVETGHELLAKDIEIYSQSKRCRLGLIEYALAHKKAPLNMFKQDPLSRSKLVCKLTGDTINKSEEHIWKHINGKRFLNKLEEKEEEKLKAKGVVENMDDQNPEILPDQDGERKKKKKKKKNKKKDDRVDEIMSGKSKSSDEEGDTEEADFWMPPVGERWDFDEGGDRWGSGSESENEDEEIDGAVSDGAFEDGDEESEELSKRTKRMSIEIGPSSFASRKKKSKKSTT, encoded by the exons ATGGAGACGACTGAGAAGGCGAAGGAGGAAAAGGAAGGGAGCAACCTACTGGGCTCGCCGACTTTCAAGGAGCTCGACAACGGCCGCTTCCAGTGCGTCGAGACAGGCCACGAGTTGCTGGCCAAAGACATAGAAATTTACTCTCAGAGCAAACGGTGCCGTTTGGGTCTCATCGAATATGCCCTTGCCCATAAGAAAGCTCCTCTCAACATGTTCAAGCAGGATCCTCTTTCCCg TTCAAAGTTGGTGTGTAAGCTAACAGGGGATACTATCAATAAGTCAGAGGAGCACATTTGGAAGCATATAAATGGGAAACGGTTCCTCAACAAGCTCG aagagaaggaagaagagaagcTAAAAGCCAAGGGAGTGGTAGAAAATATGGATGATCAGAACCCGGAAATACTACCTGACCAAGacggagaaagaaagaagaagaagaaaaagaaaaagaataagaagaaggatGACAGAGTGGATGAGATTATGTCTGGAAAAAGTAAGTCTTCTGACGAGGAAGGTGATACTGAAGAAGCTGACTTTTGGATGCCACCAGTGGGAGAACGTTGGGACTTTGACGAGGGAGGTGACAGGTGGGGTTCCGGTTCAGAGTCAGAGAACGAGGATGAAGAGATCGATGGAGCTG TTTCAGATGGTGCATTTGAAGATGGCGACGAGGAGTCAGAAGAGCTCTCCAAGAG GACGAAAAGGATGTCCATAGAAATTGGACCAAGCAGCTTTGcttcaaggaagaagaagagtaaaAAGAGCACAACATGA
- the LOC126583465 gene encoding GDSL esterase/lipase At5g14450-like isoform X1, with protein MFRVVEMQMARFVVASCFAMCLLSVGGEGVIDTSRCDFPAIYNFGDSNSDTGGNSASFYPMVSPCGETFFHRPAGRGCDGRLIIDFIAKHLGLPYLSPYLDSLESNFRHGANFASGGSTIRPYKEAMFENGVSPFYLEIQIAQYKQFKSRTTTLSKQAKKQSDRFPIIDDFSKALYTFDTGQNDLAAGFRTKFSSEQFEVEITDMINQHANAVRNLYEQGARTFWIHNTGPIGCLGVTLSYLHNPSPGFVDSQGCDKFQNDMARKFNRQLEQKVIQLRKELPLSAITYVDIFTAKYELLSNAKKHGFLDKASICCGYHDENNHVWCGNKGTITNGTQVYAGLCKDPSLYISWDGVHYTEAANRWIADRIVHGSFTDPPVSIKSSCHTTQPE; from the exons ATGTTTCGTGTGGTGGAAATGCAGATGGCTAGATTCGTCGTTGCCAGTTGTTTCGCTATGTGTTTACTGAGTGTGGGAGGGGAAGGGGTGATAGACACGTCGCGTTGTGATTTTCCGGCAATTTACAACTTTGGAGACTCCAACTCAGATACTGGTGGTAACTCAGCTTCATTTTACCCCATGGTATCACCCTGTGGTGAAACTTTCTTCCACAGACCCGCCGGAAGGGGTTGTGACGGCCGTCTCATCATAGATTTTATTG CAAAGCATTTGGGGTTGCCATACCTGAGTCCATATTTGGACTCACTGGAGAGCAATTTCAGGCACGGTGCCAATTTCGCTAGCGGCGGATCTACCATCCGGCCTTACAAGGAGGCCATGTTTGAAAATGGTGTGAGCCCTTTTTATCTTGAAATCCAGATCGCTCAATACAAGCAGTTCAAGTCACGTACCACCACTCTTTCGAAACAAG CCAAGAAACAATCCGACAGATTCCCAATAATCGATGACTTCTCAAAGGCGCTCTACACTTTCGATACAGGACAGAATGATCTAGCTGCTGGTTTTCGGACAAAGTTCAGCAGTGAACAATTTGAAGTAGAAATCACAGACATGATTAACCAGCATGCTAACGCCGTACGA AATTTGTATGAACAAGGGGCAAGGACATTCTGGATACACAACACGGGTCCGATTGGTTGCTTGGGAGTGACCTTAAGCTACCTCCATAATCCGAGCCCCGGCTTCGTTGACAGCCAGGGTTGTGACAAGTTTCAGAACGACATGGCTAGGAAGTTCAATAGGCAGCTGGAGCAGAAAGTTATTCAGCTAAGGAAGGAGCTCCCCCTTTCTGCCATAACATATGTCGATATCTTCACTGCGAAGTATGAACTGCTCAGCAACGCAAAGAAGCACG GATTTTTGGACAAGGCAAGCATCTGCTGTGGATACCATGACGAAAACAACCATGTGTGGTGTGGGAATAAGGGCACCATAACTAATGGGACTCAAGTATATGCTGGTTTATGTAAGGATCCTTCCTTGTATATCAGCTGGGATGGCGTACACTACACCGAGGCTGCGAACCGTTGGATTGCAGATCGAATAGTCCACGGTTCGTTCACAGACCCGCCGGTTTCGATCAAAAGTTCATGTCATACAACTCAACCTGAGTAG